In Micropterus dolomieu isolate WLL.071019.BEF.003 ecotype Adirondacks linkage group LG09, ASM2129224v1, whole genome shotgun sequence, the DNA window tctacttttggagactctaggaaccacaagtcaAGAACccatgagctctttaagattgTCAGGGATGTCATGTTCTTTTATACAGTGTTTTTGCCCCTCCTACTGGCAGAGAACATCTCCATGATGCATGTGGATCAGGACCTTGTGGCAACAACTTGCTGTCTCTGGTCTGCTTATGCATTCACACCAGAATTCTGCCATGTAAATAAATTGTTGTTGAAAGTCCTCGTTTATCCCAGATCAGTGGGAGTTGTGTCTGTTTACACTGACTCACTTTGTTTGGCAGTGTTATGGTTCGTAATTAGTTGTGAGGGAAATGTATTCATTCTCTATATTTAAATAACAGGGACCATCAGTGTTaaccacaaaataaatgtgataaTGTCCGGTTAACACATCCCCAGTTCTGAATaaaacagtgtttgtttgttcagtcACTTCAGTCTCtctgaggatgaggatgaagatCTACAGCTGCCTGTTAGTCTTTGTTCTGTGCTGTAATGGGAGCTCAGGTAAGAACTTCTAATTggtttatatatgtatttggTTGCTCAGCACTGACAGTGAAAATGAGAGTTAGTTTGAGGAGGCCAAATGTTGTCTTAACTTCATAGCCACAAACTACAGTTACAGAAAACCTTTGTTTTGCGAAAAGAAAGACAGCTGAAACATACAGAAAAACATGTGTTTATGGGTTAAACCGGCTTAGTGTGAACGTACTCTAGATATATTTAATTAGATTTGTGAAGCAGCTTCATAAATGAACTACAGACtaagcctcatttgaatctGAATGTGAAATTCTGAATATGTCGTCAATGCATTCTTCATAACCCTGTCAAAAATGTCCTTCAGTGTTTGTAGATAAATAACtctggattaaaaaaatattacatttaaattaaatttgacaCCAATAATCTGGCCTGGTAGAGGACAGTCAGGGTTccaagtttaatttattttgctttgaACTTCACACAGCAGTTTGGAGGAGAACATCATTCTCCACTGAGAACAGTGGCCTTCTTCAATGTACAACCCCTGCGTTAGATGGATTAATGTTATTCTGTCTCTAACGGTGAACATATTTCTGAGAGGTGCTCACAGCAGTAGAAATACTTCTTTTCTTTAAATGCAGGtatatttattgaaaactgtgtttcttttacagagaaaaagcataaaataatCAGGCTGAAGGACTCCGTCACTCTGCCATGTCCTCACCCTGTGGAGGGTAAAGTGAcgtggagcagagagagaaacggAAACAGAGTTGACATACTTACAGTTGATGGTGACGGAGACATAAGACACATTCATGACCCACTGAAACGATACAGTTCATCAGTAGATAAGTCACTTCACATTAGCAACGTTACTGTCTCAGACACTGGAACATACTTCTGTAATAATGAAGCAGCTGTGGAGCTGACGGTGATCCAAGGTAATATCAAACTTTAATAAAGTTGTTCTGCTTTCTCTTTTCAGTAATAGTGAATGCaaagtgttttctgttgttcATAAAGTATATTAAGTTGGAGAGTGattttccaacaaaaatggACAGTGTGTAGTTAATTTTTCAATCATTGTGAATCATTTTGTGGCGTATTAAAGTAGTTGTAATATTTATTCCTGCATGGAGAGCTGAAGTGAGACTGAAACTTCCAAATTTAAAATTCCACTGACATTTCTAACTGTGCTAAAAAACTTTACATAACTGtgctaaatacatttacatttacatttactcatttggcagacgcttttatccaaagcgactcacatttgaggaacaacatacaagcatcaacagaacatcaactacagatctacaactgacaatacataccgTACAGTAAGAGTAGCAATAAAAACTAGAAAGAGCTCAcagcacatatcacatcaatggggtagaaaTAACTATACAGCATTGGAAGCTGCTGCCTTCCAGTCAGAGACACAGGTTGTACTTTCCAACTTTAGACCTCCAAGCGTTCCAGGTGCACCCAAAAcgtaaacaaaaaacatgactgACTGTTACAAACTGTTTCTTTGTCAAGTGTACACACACCTGAACTGTCAGCAGTGCCCTTGGTGTTAAAGATTTTAATCACAACGAGttacatatatgtatatgttatatattaCTAACTGTGCTACATAAGGAATGAATGAAATGCTGAATGAGTGGTTTCATTAAGTTACAGAAGCTATGACAGGAATTGATGTCATGATGCCAGCTCTCTGTTGTTTTCTCCTTCCTTCACTAAAGATCTTAAGACAACAATACTTTCTACTCCGGCTGCAACTTCAACTGCACCATCCACACCAATAGTAAACACAGGTATGACAACATTACTTTTGCTCTAGAGACTAGTTACACTTCAGATCTTTTATCTTCTTGCTACAAAGTACTATAATAGGACCAGTGTTAGAAAAATAATTATCTGAGTGTAGCAGGTCTAAAGCtatgtatgatttttaataagtttatgagaattaatatgcaattatgaattttaatattcagaaaatattaatccataagtCTCCcataaatcagtcagtcagtctcatatctaaagggtcaattctcttggcagggacttagaaatAGGCAACCCACACAAgtccttggttacagtgaatttattaactaactaaggtgatataaaaatgtggTTAAATACAACAAAGAAGTAAACCATGGCTAAACAATTTGAATGTGGTTTCTATTgtgggagaatttgactcatacgACATTGTTGGTaaaacggcctcacactggcagagtccgTGCGTTCTCGTTTAGGACAGCTTCAAGCTTGAAGTGGGGCCGTCCCAAACCTGTCTCGGGTCAGGTTTAAGTTGTCCTTTGTTACTGATGGCGGACCACCTGGCAGCGTCCGACCTCTGTGGGCTTAGCTCGACgcataaagcttaaaaagaacttggtcgttcttgaattaactaGTGTAATTAAACGGActaataacttttaacaaacaaaaagaaagaaaataaaaacaagtaaagttgcagttaaacgagggaaaaatcgatgtcgcgtgtgtagcttcaaacGAAACAAATGCTTTTGTTGCACCGGGCCAAACTCTTAGgccgttgccgggagagggggcACGTCGGGCATGTGCCGAAGCGCCGTTGAAGAGCCTGGAAGAAGCCGGCAGACAATAGGGAAGCGTCAAGAGAGAGCGCGaacaacagtgtgtgttgcTTTTGTTGGTTGGGGCGTGGCTCCCCCAGTGGGCAATCCTTAGTTTCCCGGAGGGCGGGCTTCCGGTGAAaatttaaaacactgcaaaagtaacttatttagattcttttcatcAATAATATcgacaacagatagcaacaacatggtaacataactactcaaatagaggcaaacgtaatcaagtcaCTAAAAGATTATaaaattaaacaaggtaatgcttggagtctttggagacagcagtctttgtttacataaagaagttcagggctgtccctgGTGTCCTGGATTTTCACACCTGGGCGTGGCAAGGAGTATCTCTTTGATGTGAGGTGATTAAACAACGacgaaggtcagttgccacggttacgtgtgtgtgtggggggggcactttagggtttcctgccctttctttaagaagagttctgataggctgttcaggaaaacgctaatcgctgttttttttacattttattgtaaaatctcatcttagattttatttttccaaacagTGGCCAGAA includes these proteins:
- the LOC123976177 gene encoding uncharacterized protein LOC123976177, which translates into the protein MRMKIYSCLLVFVLCCNGSSEKKHKIIRLKDSVTLPCPHPVEGKVTWSRERNGNRVDILTVDGDGDIRHIHDPLKRYSSSVDKSLHISNVTVSDTGTYFCNNEAAVELTVIQDLKTTILSTPAATSTAPSTPIVNTDRQLLYGVVFGIGAILLIFLIFLIFLVLLVIIVLFTRRYRQQTRDFNTTSTNELDNTFTSNRDFNTTSTNELDNTFTSNRDFNTSSTNKLNTFTSNRDFNTAFNSTNKLNTFTSNSKTIHT